In the Mesoplodon densirostris isolate mMesDen1 chromosome 6, mMesDen1 primary haplotype, whole genome shotgun sequence genome, AGTGCCTTCCCTCTCTGATACCAGTCACAATGGCTAACATTCAGTGAGCTGGCAGGGCAGGCACTACCTAGTGCCTTTCAGTCTCCACAAAATCCCCTGGGAGATAGTGACCATGAACTATAAGAAATGGTAGGAGCAGTTTGAAACCAGGCAGTTGGGCACCAGAGCTTCTAGGTGATAACACTTTGCATCATGAGGCTCCTGGTTCAGAGAAGCACTAGGCTAGAAGTCAAAAGACTCAGGGCTGCTCTCTAATTGCATGGCCAGCCTTCAAGATGGTGCCGGAGAAAGACAAGAAGCCTAAGAAATCAACCTGGAAGTTTAGTTTGGATCTTACTCATCCAGGAgaagatggaattttttttttttttttttttttttttttttttttttttgcagtacgcgggcctctcactgctgtggcctctgcttctgagaagcacaggctccggacatgcaggctcagcggccatagctcacgggcccagccactccgcggcatgcaggatcctcccggaccagggcacgaacccgtgtcccctgcatcggcaggcgaactctcaaccactgcgccaccagggaagcccgaaaatggAATTTTTGATTCTGGAAATTCTGAACAGTTTCTACGTGAGAAAGTTAAAGTTTTTCCAGGAAAAACTGGAAATCTTGGGAATGTTGTTCACATTAAAGCCTTCAAGAATAAAATCATGGTTGTTTCTGAGGAACAATTCTCTAAAAGGTATTTGAAATATCCTACCAAGAAATACCTTAAAAAGAACAATCTTGGTGATCAGCTTCGGGGGTTGCATCTGTTGAGGAGACTTAACGAACTTCGCTACTTCCAGATTAGTCAAGATGAAGATGGACCTGAGTCTGAGGGGCAGTGAAGCCATCCCTTATAGGCCTTTGCTTGCTGATAAAACAAATGAAGCATACAAGACAAAGAAACATCTAGAAATTGACCCTTAGATTATCAGTGAATGCAAAACACTGTACTCATGTTAAGCATTCATCTCTTTAGGTGTATGCTGTTTACATGGTTCTTTAATACTTTCTATAAGCAATATTTAAATAACTTATAGCTAGTGGAATTTCTTCCAGGATTTCTTAAAtgtattgcttttaaaaatgtcctCGACTTAAAGTGTATAGTTTAGTATAGGAAAAAATGAAGCACAATTTTGGGTATAACtttagataataaaatatttaaaattttaaataaaaagaagattcGGGGCCTCACCCC is a window encoding:
- the LOC132491604 gene encoding large ribosomal subunit protein eL22-like 1, translating into MVPEKDKKPKKSTWKFSLDLTHPGEDGIFDSGNSEQFLREKVKVFPGKTGNLGNVVHIKAFKNKIMVVSEEQFSKRYLKYPTKKYLKKNNLGDQLRGLHLLRRLNELRYFQISQDEDGPESEGQ